AGGAAGAGACTTTGATATTAAGAGGTTACTGGATGTGCACAAATATTACAACGCCAACTTTTTCAAGAAAGTGGTTGAAGGAATTTTAGAGGGAAGCTGAGTTCACATGGAACAACGAGTCAACCACCaggaagaaactgaaaaaattctattttgatgcaaagaagcaaaatgacaagcggcTCCATATTTTAATGTGACAAACTTTATATTAGTGCACGTTTATCAGAGTATGCAGAGCTGCATGTGAAcgaaaatattaatttttattaaatgtgtgaACAGTTTAGTTGAAATATCGTCTTTTTTTGAAATGCGGGCAAAAGCCTGACTtctttgtgcatgtaaatgttttcactgttaaatAATCGATCACCTGACGGACACGTCTGTGATGGTGCTGAAAACATTAAGAAACTGAAAGGTAAAACTGACACCACTAACAAAAGCTCTTACTCTTGTCTAcagaacattattttttgtttgcctttcaACTTAGTTTTTAcccctattttattttacaaatctttatttattcaacaccccctttttagcatttttcatttatttatttatttaactttttatttcatttcttaatatattttttaaatgtatttttcatttttacatgacTGAAAGGTCTTCATGTTCATCTGgttctgtattttgtttttgtgtattcacataaaccaataaaaaagagaattaccaaaaaaaagaagaaaaaaagctcttaCTTTTTCCTCTCGTAAAAATGTTTTCCGAGGTGGGACGGCAGCCGCCGGCGGATGCGGTCATCAGAAAGGAACATGTCGAAGTTCCCCAGCAGGCGGCGCTTGGCTTCGTAGGGTTTGTACTCGGTCCTCAGGATCTTGTACGGGATGATCTGCTCAGGAGAGACGGGGACACATCAGGACTGTGGTTACCATCGACAGGAGGTCTCAATGTGGATGTTACTGGTTGATAAAACGCTGACTGGTTGTTACCTCAGTGATGTTCTTCACGCCTCTCTCCTCCAGCAGCTTCTTATAAAacctctgtgtctgctctgcCGTCATGTTGGGCTCATCTCTGGTGAAGAGGCACACCTCGTCTGTGTCAGGCCGCTGGCCGTGGGGCAGGGGGCTGAGGGCCGAATGATACGTCAtcaatttatttgattttattgggTCGTTTTCCATCGCATACAgctcaaatacacacaagaaaaacaataacaacaataaagagTCATCGCTTTTGAAGCAGTGACAAAAAGGTGCAGGCTGAAGCTGAAACTCTTTTTAAGTTAACTGCTTTGTGC
The sequence above is a segment of the Plectropomus leopardus isolate mb unplaced genomic scaffold, YSFRI_Pleo_2.0 unplaced_scaffold16573, whole genome shotgun sequence genome. Coding sequences within it:
- the LOC121964656 gene encoding ribosomal L1 domain-containing protein 1-like — its product is MAEAVAVPLDRTQVKKAVQALQAFLKTKSTQDSLFLDDSQQISLLFTLWKIPRQAQTIRIPLPHGQRPDTDEVCLFTRDEPNMTAEQTQRFYKKLLEERGVKNITEIIPYKILRTEYKPYEAKRRLLGNFDMFLSDDRIRRRLPSHLGKHFYERKK